Sequence from the Vanacampus margaritifer isolate UIUO_Vmar chromosome 18, RoL_Vmar_1.0, whole genome shotgun sequence genome:
GTCTGCACGTAACAACAGCGTTCCGTGGCAGCCCCGCCCCACGCGGTCTGCAGCTTTTTCGGGCTGTCggaaatgtcacaacaaacgcCCCACTGGGAGGCCCTAGTACAAAgacgtaaacaaaaataaagacataaataaataaagtgtaaaattgctcaaaataaacacatttgacatattttagtGCTAGTCTGACACTTATAAGCACCTACCACCAAGGAGAAATTTATAAATTACAACCCGGAAGTTGCTTTTGAATGCAGCGATTATGGTAGCACTTGAACACTTGAAAGCCAAGCAGACTCAACCAACTGTGGTACTTTTACAGTTAAACGTCTTTTCAAAgccgttttcttttttcttgctttttttcttttacagaaaacCCCTTCAAACGACGGGTCCTCCTCGACATCGTCATTTTTCAAACGAACTGCATTCGCCTGAGCTGCTGTCTCTTTGCTCCATTACATTTCGGATCCGCCGATTCGACACATAAAAACACgttatattgtattgtataagtCACAATGCAGACTAGGATCCACACGTGTTTTAGGTTCATTTGCGCTATCAGAACAATGACCATACATTTATGGTGATGGCTATTATTACAAATCTTTCACCCACGAGTATCCTACGGTAgcgtggccgagtggtctaaggcgctggatttaggctCCAGTCATTTCGatggcgtgggttcgaatcccaccgcTGCCAGAAAGTTTTTCTTATTTTAGCCATCcgttgttgttaaaaataaaacgaaTATATAAATACAAGGGACGAGTCTCGGCCAACGTACACGGTAATCGCTAATATAAGATAGTATAGATAGAAGGGCTGCCAGAAAAATCAACTGTTTACttctactgtatatgttttaatgataaaataattaaatcatgTTATTATCTATAATAAGTCAAACAATTATATGTAAGTTCTTAAATATAattagataaatacattttgattaatcacttttaggggggaaaaaacagctcGTGCAATTTTTAAATGGCATCGTATatgtaatttaattataaaatgtaaacgtaaaatgtttattgtgctactattgtttattattaaatGAGATGTATAAAAGTCTATAAATGTTTTAGCTAACCAATTTTAGGGGAAAAAGAGGCTAAGTTacacatcaaataaaacaaaagctcattaaagaaattattatttataattaaaatgtgttaaacagtcatacaataaaaacctaccaaaacaatttaattaaaaaaaatgttttttattaatgtgttgattcataatttttttaaatgataaaaaacacattttgtataAGCTTTCAttcacatttcattttaaatatatttcatcatttacaataaatcaatcagaaaattacagaatgagataaattaataaaaaataacattgctTAATCCACAAGTTTCTCCAGTTGTGCTTGTCTTTCAAGAGATTCACACTTGGCAAACATGTTACAATCCCCTTTGCTGTTTATTCTCCAAGCACTGACGGGCAACAAACTGCAATTTCCCGACGGCCAGGTGCGTGTCTTCGGCCGATATCCCCAGATGCCACACGGCTCGCACAGAATTCCCAAAATGAGGGTACATGAGGACTTGTATCCCTTGGCCTAGCGCGTCCTCCTCCCCGTCCCCCACTTGGGCCATGCGGTCGCAGAACTCCGCCGGAGTCAAGGCGGGTTCTCGGATTTGGAAGCGCAGGATGTTTGTCTCCACGGCCGCCATGTCCACGGCAAACAGAGGCGGCTCGCACGTTTCCAAGGCTGGGGGAAAAACAGACAAGCTCTTATGACGccgacggacggacggacggaaatATTGTGCGTGAGAACTCAAGGACACCTCGAGCGAAGGTTCTGGCGTTGTTGTGGTCTTCCTGTAGTCTCTGGACCATGTCCTGCAAAGACAGTTTCCCGGCCGCCGCTAATATGCCGGCTTGCCGCATCCCGCCGCCCAGAGCTTTACGGCACCTCACTGCCCGAGAAATGAAATCTCTGGGCCCAGCCAGCATGGTCCCCACTGGCGCGCCCAATCCCTGTTAAACACACACGTGCACTATTTGGACAACAGATCCAGGAGTCCTAATCACAAAGTACCACTACTTTGGTTGACTGACAAAAACATGTTATGAAGGCGTCACCTTCGATAGACACACactaacagtgtgtgtgtgctgtagtATGTCAGCCGGCGGCACTCCCAGCGCCACGGCGGCGTTCATCAGGCGCGCGCCGTCCATGTGCACCAACAGGCCATGTTTGTCAGCGAGAGCTCGCACCTTTGGACGGAAGGACAAAAATGCGGACGTCATGGAGGTAAccgctaaccaaaacagcagcttgGCCACAATTTGGGCGCACCTCCTGCAGGAAGTGGAGTGGCATGACTCGTCCTCCCTGTATGTTATGCGTGTTCTCCACGCAGATGAGGCGCGAGCGGGGGTAGTGCGGGTCCGGGTAGCCGTGGCGGATCTTGGACTCCAGCTGGTCCAGGTTCAAGGTGCCGTCGGCAAGGGTGTCGGCTGTGGTGGCGTGGACGCCCGCCAGCTATGTAAACATCAACATGAAACAtccatgcagtaaaaaaaacaaaaaaacgatatatattacatatatataatgtatatgtgctTACCTGTGCGCTGCCTCCCTGCTCGTAGATATGCAAATGAGATAAGTCGCCCACAATCATCTCATCGCCGCGCTCCCTACAGTGCACCATCACTATTGTGACCAACGCATTACGGTCACTTAAACCCCACCCCCGACAAAATGCATATATATTTCAGATAAAATTGTTTCAAGTTACCTGCGATGAGGTTACTCATAGTTCCCGAGGGAACAAACAGCGCTGCCTCCATCCCAAACATGTCGGCTGCAATCTTCTGCAACTCTGCAAccaagaggccaaaatgcaAATGTGCTTCGGTGCCACGATGATCAAAGGTTTAGCAACAAAGAATCTAAAACACTATTCCAAGCCTATGATCTTGTCCATCATATCATGACTTTGAGATTTTTaaagtgtggggaaaaaaatagtttaaattgtaTAACAATTGTTTTGAATCAAACTTTTTCATTAAAGTTATaagttaaatttatttttaccgTCCTGGTCAATTCAAATGtacttatttaatttgttttcattaaaaaaataatatagattCTTATTAggctttaaattaatttttcaatattttaatttaataaatctataATTTATTACAAAAGGGATCAATTCTGGATTTTAAgatcattttttgtgtaatttttaaACTGCttatatttgatcattttattaaatattttgtcattttttccaattaaatttgaaaatttaaatgtattcttatatgaataaaaaagacTTGGCTTAatgattgtatttgtttaaaaactaCAGGTTTTCATTATTCtactttttcaaatttaatttaaaaaaacaaatccaatcCAGCTacaattattgtatttaataaaatgggCTGATTGAAATTCTAAAGTGCTGTTTTTCATCTATTTAAATTACATAtctaaataataaaactaaataaatgaccaTTAAGAAAGGTTGTATTTTATTCAATGAATCTAGTGTgattttaatgaaattaataaataatgtcaGGTTTCTAAactgctaaaaaagaaaaagaaaaaaaagatttaaattaatcttaaataaaaatcaagctttttaaaaatattattcactTAATTAAAATACGTACGATAATTTAagagtaaaaataatttaaataattattaacaTGAATTCAggcttttcttcttctattattttatgtaattattacattaatttattttattttattttttaacaacaaaaactagCTCTTGCTAGTTGCTAGCATGTTAACGTGCTAATCGCTACCGTTTACTGTGGGATCTTCGCCCATCACGTCGTCTCCGACTTCGGCCTCGGCCATGGCCCGGCGCATCGCCGCTCCGGGTTTGGTCACCGTGTCGCTGCGGAGGTCCACAACGCGGACATGAGCCGCCTGGCCGGGCTCGGGGAGTCCAGAGCCCCTGCTTTTGTAGTAACTTCGTTTTCCGCCGGCTTCTCGTCGAGCGACGACCCGACCCCAAAATTGAAACTTGGAACAAAATGCTTTGAGGGACATTGTGCACAACGCGGATCACTTTAGGCTTGAACTTTGGATCGATTGCATCGATAATCATTGACTTAACTGCACACAGGACGGTTAATGGATGACCGAATAGCTGGTCAACATTGCAAGTGTCAATattgtccactagatggcgttaCATACATATTATAATACACGAAGCTTACAATACGGTACTGTACACGTATTTAATAATctacaaaatattgtaattaatatatttaatatgtgTATATTAAATGTAGTACCCAATGATAATAGtactaaaaaatgcaaaataactaatactgtactgtatattatataaAGTATGTATAAAAGTaagttaacaaaaataaaagtataagtAAGCATAAACCTAAGGTTTTGTGGGCTACAACTGTAATATATGCATATAAATATAGCGTTATAAATAGATAAGAATCTTGCCAATAATTCAgtccaacaaataaataaatatgaaaataaggGGAATACATACGTCAAGCTTGGAGTAAATACGTTTCATTTTATTctaattattttgtgtttatttctttttgtcttCGACGTCCGTGATGGAGTGGCTCCCTAGCGCCCTCTATTGACCATCTGCCATTGACACACTGCAAGTGTCAAAATTTCAGCTGGCGTGGGATTCGTGAATCTGCTGGATCAAATTCCAGTcagtcacacgcacgcacacacgcgcgcgcgcacacacacacacacttcccacTCTCGTGTGATTGTAATCACTTGATAAGAGCGTGTGCGCGCgagcgtgcgcgtgtgtgtttgtgtgcagtgCCAGTAAGCGTGTCTGCTTGTAATGTAATGGGCCATCCAGCTGCGTGACGCTCACACACTCGAGTCTTTGTGGCCAGCGTCTTCCATggcacagagagagagagagagagagagagaaaatattgAATAAGGCAGAAATGAAGCAGGAGAAATATTGAGCCCTTTCTGGGAAGAAGCAGCGAGGAGACGGCAACGCCTTTCCAATAACCATAAAGCCTGCCGGGGGCCCGAAATAGACCCCCTCCCATCCCTTATTGCTTCTCTTTCACCATCACTTGTTCCACAAAAGCAGGTGTTTATGGGAAGGCTtcgcacataaacacacacgtgGGGCAAACTAAGATGCTCTTTGCTTAAAAGGTGTTGACATCACTGCTTGAGACATCTGGTTCATATTAAGCCCCCATACGCCCAACCTTCCTCATTCATAtgtcactcacacgcacgcacacacacatttttttagggTACTTCCCAAAGTGGCATAAATCAGAGTGTCCCACCCTTAGAATGTGTCACGGACAGTAAAGtattgacaaaagtattgggacatcaTGACAAAAATGTCCGCAGTGTTGCAACCTCGGCAATCATTACACGCAGTACCTGTGGATGGTTGATTACGTCACTTCCGTCATTCCACAGAGCATCAGTGATTGGTCGATGATGTGACTCAATCTCATTGGTCGGTCGACATCCTTGTTGCCCAACCTTTATTGCGCTCGCGGCTAAAGTACACGTTTTACGACACTCAACAAAACAACGTTACAAAATACTTAAATACCGTTTTGACTATCTCGTCTCAATTAAGAATGAAATGTCACATAATTAGTCCAAAAATATTCCACtaaatggcagaaggtacaattttGTATGcgtttgtgttcaactaaacagaCCCAAATTTCACACTTACGTAaatttctgatttaaaaaaaacaaaaacattatcagtttactgtactgtatatgttttttgttacagTTTTGGTTTTCTAACATAAAATATACATCTTAGCTCTAAAGGTTGGGCAACACTGCATTTTCGGTTATCTCAATTCAATGGTGATGAATGGCTGCTCATTTGCGGCAGGGCAAAGGGATGAAAAGTGTTTCCACAGAACCCTTGCAGCGTTTTCCTCGCAACTACTTATCCATCAATTCAAAAGGAAGACGTGTTTCGTGGCAATTCCGTGAATCATCTTCGTATGAGCAGGGCACCATTTCCAGGAAGTCCTCGGGCCTCCGCCAGAAACAAGGTTAACCTGACCTTGCAGATTCCCGCCActcattcaaaatgtcctcccTCATTCAGTCATCTGTCACCTTGAGCGGCCTGCCACGCTTCATTCAGTCGTTTGTTCACTTCATCCTTTACGTCACCTCCTTTTCACTCCTCTTCTTCATCACTcttaaaccccccccccatcgTCACCCTCCCTCGCTTTCTCTCTGGGAAGTCACGTGACTTCTCTGAAGCTGAACCCTATAAACCAACAGTACTTGGGGGGGATCAGTGTGTGTACCGTGCTGTGATTGGCTCTTCATatgctacacgcacacacacacacacagaggaccCCCTGTTTTCGACTAACGGGAACAAGAAGCGTGGCCCCCTCGCATTAATGCAGAAGAAAGGGAGGAGGAGGTAAATAAAAGTAGGCCTATTCTGACTGGGACTGGGAAGCGCTGTTTGTTTTCAGTGGAGTGTTCCCGGCGTTCCCAGCATCCCGGCCCATTTTCATCCACTCGAAAACCCCCGTCGCGGCCAAAGTTCACACATAAGAATATCGGGAAAAAAGCGCCGTTTCGCAAACCCGAAGCCGCACAAATTGATACAAAACATTCCAGGTCCGTAGGAGATGTGCGGTGGTTCTTTGATTTTTCCGCCAAATCTGCCAGCGAAAGACGATTACCTCCGCCAAGCATAAAAATCCTCAGAAGTGGTAACTCGACAGAAACTTGAGTGGCGACCGCTAGCTGTGgtgacaacaagcagcagtttgaacaatacactttaaaaaaaaaaaattaaaggggTGGTTATCAGTGTCTGTGCTGTGGTTTAGTGAGTGCCActtccagttgaagtttactttaaaaataaaaaaataattttctggagaaattgcttGTGAGGGCTGAAAGGCTAAATGAAAAGACATGGAATGATGTATACAATGACCAGGAACGAGCTGAATGTGTTGAAGTTGCAACTgttaaaatcagtcaaaaaaattcaaattagagaataaaattaaaattttaatttttttttttaatttttcggcttttattttgaaatttctaaaacattttgtgatgaggaaaagctgaacagtttaaagttggaacagtttgaatcagtcaaaaaatgtagaaaattagatgaaaaaaactgaaattcttcatttgtttgcttctattttgaaagttttgaatttcaaatggaaaCGATGTGAATCTGTGTCATTAGGAATGAATgaggatttttttgggtggggtgttgacatttttggcatgcTGAAAACTGTTCCCAAggtaaattaaatgatttaaCATCTAGAATTtgtatttcaatttcaaatgggAATGATGTCAATCTTCACTGTTGAACGAATGTGTCACTGAGAATGATTagggattttcttttctttttttgctgggaatcgtgttgatgaaaatatttgatttctTCAATTGtgttgagttgaatgttttgaattttaaatgggaatgatgtgaataaaaaaaattataatgccattttaacatttcaaaatgtttatgtatgttgAAGAAAGATCTTGACATTTGAATCATGTGAATCAATGAATAAATTTGGGCAATTATGTGAATATATGTTGAATATGTGTAATTTTTGGTCAAAGAGAAATATGGTGAAAAGTGTGatatttttggttttgaaaaagtgaattgaatgaatgaatgaatattttGAATTGGAATGATGTGAAACCTGCTTGTTGAACGTTTCATTTCGAatgaacagaatttttttttaacatgcaaaatgtgaaattttggTACAACTGTGCAAATTTggattaagaaaaataatcgCACGGCACGTGTGAATTTTTGAAATACGTTGAAGTTGGGATGGTGAAAATCGGTCGAGAAATGGCGAAGTAGAAGCATGCCAAAAGGGCACCGACGACCATCTGTGGCTTGATTATGGACCAGATTGGATaagcgcgggggggggggggggggtaatcatTGGGGCGGGGGTGGAGACCGCCACCTGTCCTTGCCCCTCCCCCGCTCGTGTCGTAAACACCACTATTTTGTTTTACTCTGCCGAATAGTTTCGATGTATTCTGTTATCGGCATTGGTATGAATTATCACGCAGTATCACGATACCGTCAGGCAAAAATATTGTGCTAATGCAACTTTGTGAGCCATCGTGTTGAAAAATAAAGCAAGGCATGCGCGCAGTCAAAATAAATCGTAATCACGCGGTTTGAGCGAGCGCGGTCGCGCAGTGACCGCAGGTCAACACTTGGCGGCCACACAATCACGCGCGCGTTCAACCATATAGCATGTGCATGCTTACcatatgttttttattgatcCACATCCCTATTATACCCCCCACTCGCCTCCCTCACTTTCTGCGCGCGGCGATGGCGCTGAAGGAATGATGGAATGCTTGGAGGGTAAATCTCTGATTTCCTGGAAGCCGCTCTGGCTTTATCAGAAGCGGCTGTGACAATACTGGCGCTGATGGGCCGGCCCCGAACGTCTTTCCTATAAGCGCTGATCGGCCAACAAAAAAGCCTTCCTGGAAGAAACAATCAGCAAAGCCTCTTCCTGGAAGAGCGCCGCCGGAGCGCTCGGAGAAGCCCCCTTTTGCATATTGTTTTACAATTGTACCATCTTAGGagttcactgaaaaaaaaaaaaaatcaatttttacttttataacaCCTTTTCGACAACAATCGCCAAATCAGAATTTATGGATTTGAGTGAGAATGAATCATAGCATATTGTCTTGTGTACTAACTAGTGTGACTGGAAGTATTTGCGCATGTACGGGAATGTTTAGCCGGCTAATTAGCATAATATTAAACTGTTAATCAATCTGTCAACAAAGCCCATCTAAGCAGTGTATCAATGACTTTGCCGTTACAGATTTGAGGTACAAGTCCAGGCTATATTATACCAAAATTTATACGCTTAATATTATTCTTGTGTGgattaaatcatttttctaGGGCTAACACCTACTTCTGCCACTAATATTGACTAATGTTGGTTCggtttgctgtctatattgaAAAATGGATTCATGGGCTAGTGACCAgcctcttggggtaaaatggagaaaactaataattaaaaaacactgcatcggccccaaaacatgccggcccaccgggcatctgccctgaatgccaaatggccagtccagccatATACAGATGCCacatggccagtccagccctatatatatatatatatatatatatatatatatatat
This genomic interval carries:
- the tha1 gene encoding threonine aldolase 1; translated protein: MSLKAFCSKFQFWGRVVARREAGGKRSYYKSRGSGLPEPGQAAHVRVVDLRSDTVTKPGAAMRRAMAEAEVGDDVMGEDPTVNELQKIAADMFGMEAALFVPSGTMSNLIAVMVHCRERGDEMIVGDLSHLHIYEQGGSAQLAGVHATTADTLADGTLNLDQLESKIRHGYPDPHYPRSRLICVENTHNIQGGRVMPLHFLQEVRALADKHGLLVHMDGARLMNAAVALGVPPADILQHTHTVSVCLSKGLGAPVGTMLAGPRDFISRAVRCRKALGGGMRQAGILAAAGKLSLQDMVQRLQEDHNNARTFARALETCEPPLFAVDMAAVETNILRFQIREPALTPAEFCDRMAQVGDGEEDALGQGIQVLMYPHFGNSVRAVWHLGISAEDTHLAVGKLQFVARQCLENKQQRGL